GCAACCCGATGGCACTGAATCCGAACAGGCAGGCATGGAACGCATCAACGCCGCGCTTGCCGGGGAGCCCCAGGTTTTCGAATGGCGTCATCTGCGTGGGGATGGTGTACCAATTGACGCTGAAATCAGCCTGAATTGCATCCAGCGGGGAGGCAAGCAGTACCTTCTGGCCACGAATCGGGATATCACGGAACGCAATCAGATGCTAAAGGCCCTCCATGAAAGTGAAGAGTACCTGACGAGCATCTTCCGTACCGTGCGGACCGGAATCGGTGTCGTGGCCGATCGGTCGTTGGAAACCGTCAATGACCGATTCTGCGAAATCTTCGGGTACGCCCGAAAAGAGCTTGTGGGGGATCTGACCAGAAAACTTTATGTTTCTGAAGAAGAGTTCCAACGCTGTGGGAAAGCGATATACGGCCAGCTGGAACAAAAGGGAATCAGCACTGTTGAGGCGCACATGGTCCGCAAGGACGGCAGGGAGGTACACGTTCGGATTGATTCAACCCGGCTTGCCAGTGCGGTAAACGGTAATACTGTCATTTCGAGTATTCTCGACATCACGGCCCTGAAACATGCCGAGGATCAACTTCGGGCCAGTGAAGAACGCTTCAAGGCTTTGCACAATGCCTCGTTTGGCGGCATCTCCATTCATGACAAAGGCGTGATCCTGGACTGTAATCAGGGGCTTGCAGACATCACTGGCTACAGACTTGACGAACTCATTGGTATGGACGGATTGCGGCTCATTGCCGACCAGTCTCGGGAACTGGTCATGGGCAACATCAAGTCCAGATATGAGGAACCGTATGAAGCCATGGGCGTGCGCAAAAACGGTGAAGAGTATCCGCTTCGACTGGAAGGCAAGATGATACCATACCAGGGCAAGACCATGCGCGTGGTGGAATTTCGAGACATTACCGAGAGCAAACGAACCCTGAAGGCCCTACAGGAAAACGAACAATTCCTGGCAAGCATTTTCCGCAGCACGCCAACCGGGATAGGGGTCTGCAAAAATCGGGTAGTCATGACGGTTAATGACCGGTTTTGTAAAATTTTCGGGTACCCCCGCGAGGAGATTGTCGGCCAGGATGTGCGGATGCTCTATGCTTCCGAAGAAGAATACCAGCGTTGCGGCCAGGAAATCTACGAAGATCTGGAAAAATATGGGTACGGTTCGATAGAGGCGCTTGGTAGACACAACAACGGTAAAGAGATCCATGTGCTCCTCAATATGGCCCCGCTCCCGGCGGATGAGGAAGAGCGGGTCATTTCCTTAAACATCATGGATATTACCGAGTGGAAAAAGAACGAGGAGGCGCTGAGACGGTACAAGGACGAGTTGGAGGAAATGGTCAAGGAGCGCACCGAGGAATTGATGGACTCAAACGCCGAACTTCAAAGACTGATTGAAGCATCCGATGATCGCTCGGAACAGACCGCCATATTGAATGAAATGGGTGAATTGTTGCAGGCTTGTGAAACCGAGGAGGAAACATATCGTGTCGCCGTGGGTGTCTGCGCAAAGCTGTTTCCAAAAGACTCCGGATGCCTGGGCATCCTCGACGAGGACAACTGGAGCATTAACGTTGTCGGCTCCTGGGGAGACGGACACAGCTGCAATGAAGAATTCGCCCACAACGACTGCTGGGCAATTCGACGGGGGAAGGCCCATATGGTTCTGGAGCCTGATACCGATCCTTTGTGCATACATGTACGCAAAAAACCGGCGTGTGGAACCATCTGCGTACCAATGAACGCCCAGGGGAAGGTCCTGGGCATGGCACACATGCTTTTTGACAGTGCCATAAAGGAATATAAGGAACCGGAACGACGCCGGATTTTACAGGAAAAACGTTTACTTCTTGGCGGTTTGGTGGAGCGCTACGCCCCAAGTCTCGTTAACCTGCGCCTCCGGGAAAGCCTTCGAGAGCAGTCCATCCGTGACCGGTTAACCGGCCTTTTCAACCGCAGACACATGGAGGAAGCGCTGAATTGTGAATTGGCACGTGCAAGAAGACGAGGTGCGTCACTGGTCGTAATCATGATTGATGTCGACCACTTCAAGCGATTTAATGACACATATGGCCACGAAACCGGGGACGAGGTTCTGCGCAAACTGGGCGGGTTTCTTACTTCAACGGTGCGAATGGAGGATATCCCGTGCAGATATGGAGGAGAAGAACTCATGCTCATTTTGCCTGAATGCACCATGAAAGACGGGCTTAACAGAGCAGAGGAAGTTCGGAGGGGAATCGAAAAGGATGTCATGGTCGTGCATAATAAAGAACGCTTGCAAGTAACGGCGTCTCTTGGCGTTGCCTCTTTCCCTCTGGATGGTGAAAATATGGAAAGCCTCATTGCTGCTGCAGACAAAGCCCTCTACCGCGCCAAGGAGGCAGGTAGAAACAAAGTGGTTGCGTATAAAAACCAGTCATGAACCAGCATAGATGCCTGCATTAGGAGGATTACCGGATCACAATTAAAAAAGTGCAAAAAAGCGGGGACCTGATAATCCGATGGAGAAAAAAATGAACGAAAAAAATTCTAATTTAAAAGAAGATGCCAACGAACCTATCAACAGGGAAATTCATGACAAGCAAGAATTGACTAAAGAAGAACGCCCCAAAGATGATCGTATCGAACTCAAGCCACTCAACATAAGCTCGCTGTTATGACCAAACCCCGTTAAGGGGATTTACATTAATAAAAACTTCATGCGAATCACCTAAGATTCGTTTATAAACAATGGTAATTCAATCACACTTTAAAAATGGGAGACATCTTATGAGTGAGCAGGGAATATTGCTTGAGTCAGGCACCAACGAACTGGAGCTGCTCGCGGTCCTGATAAATGACCAGCCTTTCGGGATTAACGTTGCCAAGGTCCAATCTATTCAACAATATGATCAAAAATCAATAGCCACTCTACCCCATGAGGTGCCGGGAGTTCTTGGCATGCTACTTTACAGGGACAAGACGATTCCTGTAATGGATTTAGCACAGATACTTGATATTGAGGAGACCATTGAATATGAAAGAGAAATCGTTGTTGTCACTGAATTTAATAATTCTGTAAATGGTTTCAAAGTTAATGGTGTAAGACGTATATATCGGATATCCTGGAAAGACCTGGTACCACTCGATCAGACCATCGGGGATACAAATTATTTTACTGGTTCAGTAAGCATTGAAGGTGATCAGATATTGGTCGTTGATCTTGAGCATATTTTATCAACGATTTTTCCAGATCTTATCATTGAAGATGTTAGTGAGGAAAATCTTTCAAAAAATGAGCGTATTACAAGGGATCAACTCCAAATTATTTTTACAGATGACTCATCGACGATACGAAAGGGTGTGTCAAGTGCTTTGAAATCAGCAGGGTTCTCAAACATTACGGAATTTGAAAATGGTTCTCAAACGCTTCAACATTTAAAAATTAATTTTGGAAACGGTGAACAGAACTTAAGTAAAGTTGTTCTTATAAGCGATATAGAAATGCCCCAAATGGATGGACTGACTTTATGTAAAAATGTGAAACAGAATCCAAACCTTAAAAACATTTTTACCATCATGTTTTCAAGTTTAATTAATAAACAGATGATTGCGAAGTGCAATGCGGTAAAAGCGGATAATTATGTCACTAAACCAGAAACCAACCAACTAATTCAATTGCTGGATGAACTATGTATCGGTTCGGCGGATTAGTAAATGTAGGGCGAGATTTTTGTTTATTATTTTTGCCAAAAGCCTTTAAAGGCTGTGCCCCGAGGTAGTGCCGGAATAGACCATATTGTAAGCTCTTGATAATATTTTTATTCTTTGTTATAGCTTGCTTTAAAAAAAGGAAATCCCTATCCATCATTCTTATTCCAAGGGATAAAAAGTCATGAAAGCTTTTTACATAAAAATTTCATCCTCAGTGGCTGTTTCAAGCGTGTTAGCTATTTTTATCTTTGGTTTTACCGACGCAGTACTGGCTCAGACCATTGATGTGACGGTTACCACTGCAGTAATCTCTTCACAAAATCAGGCCACATTTACAGCAACTGAAGCAGGCAATGCCAAAGCACATGTGAATATCTATATTGATGGCATATTGAGCGACGAAACCGATTCGAATGGCAAATGCGTAGTTTCCGGTTTAACGTCTGGTTCGCATACTTGGGAGGCAATATATGGAGGGGGGGCCATAGGGATAGGGAAGTTTGTATTTTTCCAATATGGCATTTTAGCGACAGGAACAGATAGTCCACCCATCAATTTTAGTTATGCCATTAATGTCACGGCATCAACTTCCGGGATATGGGGTTACGATGCCTGGACTAGTGGTGAATATAAACAAGCATTTATTGATACTCCAGGTATTGCATCAGGCACATACTTAAAATGTAAAAGAAGGGAAATCAGAGCAGATATCCATTATGGTATTTCTTTTGATAGCCCCCCTTCAATAAATATATCATCAACTGGATATGATGGGGCTAATCCGCACATAGGAGGTTCTCCTTGGTGTAGTATGATCGAAGAGAGAACTGATGGATGCAGTCTTAAAAGCTTTGTATATTATGTAGGATATACTATTTTAGGCTCAAGCGTTAAAAAGTGGCTTCCCAGTGACAATGCGCAGTTTTCAATTACCTGGTCCGGCTCAAAAGCAGGTAGTAACAGCGTAAATAAGAACGATACGGATAAAATTATTGAGACTATGTCTGGTAACCGGACCAACGGGACGAGTTTAGCGCTTACTGTTAATGGGACCACATACCACGGTGAGTATAGCGTCCAGGGAGGTGGCGTAAAATTATGGTTTGTTGGAAATGAACTACATGCTGCGTATATTGCGTCACCACAATCCTGGTCACAAACTAGTGCCGGGTCAGGCAGCGTTACCGACAAAGATGTGGGCAGATTAATTACCGAATCTTCATTGGAATCCCCTAATAACGATACTGCTTATTCAATCGAATATCTTTTAATAAATGGAACATCCGTGCGTGATCAGGACGACAACGATAAAAACAGAGATTTGAATAAAATCGAATATAGCGGTGTTATGGGGTGGATGTCGGGGAACAAATTGTATGCCAGCATGTCTTATCATCCGCCGTCGGCATTTATCGATTCTATTTCACCTATCTTAACTCAAATTGATGATTCTGTGTATTTCAATGGTCACGGAACAGATACGGATCCGGGTGATTATATAACCGAATATAAATGGCGGTCGCATAAAGATGGTGTGTTAAGCACTTCAAGCTCGTTTGCAACCGATAAGCTTTCGGCTGGAAGTCATGTTATTTACTTTCAAGTGGCGGACAGTACCCCGTACACTAAACCATTTACACCGTTATGGTCTCCGGAAATAACCAGCAGTATACGAGTAAATAAACCTCCGGTTTCTTATATAAGTTTAATACGAGGTACCGGCATAGATAGCAATGGTTATCCGACATTAATATTGGGAGAACCGATGACCTTTGACGGTGTTGGACTTGACTTTGACGGATATATCTCAGGCTATGAATGGAATTCCAATATAAGCGGACTGCTGAGCACTTCCAAATCATTTACTATCTCTGATCTGCCAATTGGCGTCCATAAAATATCTTTGCGAGTATGGGACAATGAAGGTGCGTGGTCAGAAGTTTCAAGAGAGATAAAAGTAAGGCGCACACCGGTCGTATTTGTTGGTGGCTATGATTGGGAGGACATGCCCAAATATGGCGAAATTCATTATCGCCCTGAGATAGAAGACCCAAAGGCCACAACGAGAGATTCTAATTTATTTATTCAACCACGGACAGGCGATCTTTATAAATGGGCGTATAAGCTTTCCGAAGAGATAAGTAAACTGAAATTGGATACTGGGACAAAAAAGGTTGATATTGTAGCATATAGTGCGGGCGGTTTGATTGCCAGATGGTATATTCAGAAAGGTTATAGAAATGATGTCAGAAAATTTATCAGTGAAGCCTCTCCGCATCATGGAACAGATGTTAGCTTATTGGGTCAAATATTCTTAGAACCCTGGGAAGGAGAAAAAGGGGGAGGGAGGAGTATTAGACCCCACAGTGATTTCCTGAGGGAATTGAACGGACACGATGGTTGTGCTGACACTCGTGAAAGAGGCATCGATTTAATTAACCCAAATACTGAATATTATGTTATTGCCCAGGATAGTGAATATTACCGTACCTTTGCACATACACATAACAAAGGGCTTGAAAAAATATTAGGGGGTAATATTACCTTTCCTGCCTTGTTACGGATAGGGGACGGGGTTGTTCTCGGCTACAGTGCATATTTGGACAATGTAGTATGGTTTAAAATAAATGAGGGCGACCATCCAGGCTATTATGAAGAACTTGGTGTAATTGCCAAAGCGAATGAAATACTTCACAACGATTCATTTGCAAACATGGTTCAAGATTCCACAAGCAGTTTTGAAAACCCCTTAGAACCTACACAAGATAGTCAAAAAGCAACCCATCAAATAGAAACAATCAATGATACAATCCAACCGAGTGGTATAGCCTCTCATGTTGCCCAGATTGACGCTACCGCTGACAGTATAATATTTGAATTGCAGGGACGGTGTGCGCTTGATTTGACGGTAACCTCCCCAAGCGGCGCAAGAATTGATTCATCCGATCCTGACATAAGCGTTATTAAGCAAGATGATTATATCTTATATGAAATTGCAAACCCTGAAGTGGGCAATTGGACATTGGAAGTTACCGAGCCGGGTATTTCAACAAATGAATGCAGCTATGCCATAAGAATTTTTATGGAGACAAAACTTTTTGTCGGTACAGGGACTGACCAAAATGGCTATAAACCTAACGATACCATTAAAGTATATGCTTATGTCCAGTATGATGATTTTTTACCGGAGACGACCTCGGTTACAGCACACATTCTTAAACCCGACGCTTCCAGTGAAACGATCCTCTTGTTTGATGACGGAGCGCATGGCGATATGGAAGCCAGTGATAACATTTACAGGGGGACATACGATAATACCACTCTAAGCGGAGACTATCTCATTACCGTTAATGCAGTGATTTCACAAGAGGGGAAAACATATAACAGAACTGCTCGGACTGCGACATGGGTAGAGTTGTATCCCGATCTGGCTATCTCACCTTCCGACATAGCTTTTTCAAATACTAATCCCAATCATGGAGCTCCTGTGACAATAACGGCAACGATTAAAAATATTGGAGACATTGACGCGAATGAGGTCAAAATACTATTCTTTGATGGGGATCCGGAAGAATCAGGCATTTCTATTGGTGAAAAAACGATTGATCTGCCCGCCGGAGAAACCACAACTGTTTCCATACCCTGGCAAGCTGTTCGCGGAACTCACACCATCCATATAATCATAAGTCCTTTTAATGAATTTCTGGAACAAACCTATGACAATAACCGTGCGAGCGCAGACATCACGGTTAACGATTCGATACGCCCCGTGCCGAATGCCGGAGCGGATATGGTTGTACTGGTTGACACACCCGTGTTATTTGATGGAAGCGCTTCAACAGACAACGCCGGCATAGTGAATTATGCATGGGATATTAACACCTCTATTGACAGCGATGGCGATGGAATTGCTGATAATGATGTTGATTTGACCGGTGCAAAGCCTGTTTACGTCGGGGGGTATCTTTCCCCCGGCACATACGAAGTGAAGCTTTCGGTGAATGACGCAGATGGAAATGGTCCCGTCAGTGATATTCTGATTGTTACGGTCACATCAGAATCTGATATTCAAAAGCCCGTTGCATCCGCCGGTTCCGATCAAACGGTGAGACTTATGGCCGCGGTATCTTTTGATGCAAGCCAATCCCATGATGATTTCGGGATCGCAAGCTATTCATGGGATACCGATGTATTGGTAGATAGCGATCAGGATGGAATACCGGACAACGATATTGACCTGATCGGGGTTCGCCCGAGTCTGACCAATGGATATTCTACCTCCGGGCCGCATACTGTAAAATTGACTGTTGATGATGTTGCCGGAAATGGACCTGTCTCAGATACGCTTACCGTGACCGTCACCAATAGCCCGCCGATCGCTCGCGCCGGGGGGCCTTATAACGCCGATGAGGGGTCATTAGTGATGCTGGACGGCGGCAACTCCGAGGATCCAGATGGCGATCAACTAAAATATCGATGGGATTTCAACGGCGATGGCGTCTGGGACACCCAATGGTCTGCTGTTTCAACTGCACATCATGCATGGGCTGATGATTATTCCGGGATAGTGAACCTGGAAGTTTCTGATGGCGATTTCAACGCTATAGCAACAGCGCAAATAATCATCAACAATCTCGCACCGATAGTAGAAGCAGGAGCCAACAGAAAGGTAAACGCAGGCGACGTTATCAGCTTCTCCGGGCTTATTACAGATCCAGGCGAATCAGATATACACACAATCGAGTGGGATTTCGGAGATGGGACGACTGTTGGCGGCGACTTGGGTGTCAGCCACCAGTATAACAAAATAGGCGAATACCAAATTATACTGACCGTCACGGATGATGATGGGGGAACAGGACAAGATACGCTCCAGGTATCCGTTGTTCCAAAAACATCACCTGAGGTTTCAACCGACACGGCCGCTGATGTGACCAGCGATTCAGTTATTTTACGAGGTACACTGGTAAACACAGGCGCGACGACACCGGTACAGGTTAAATTTAAGTGGGGGTTCGATACAAGTTACGGCCATGAGACATCATCACAGACGATGACAGGCGAAGGCGCTTTCATTTTTTACCTCACCGGTCTCAGTAGTAACACAACATACCATTTTAGAGCCAAAGCGGTTGGTGATGGCACGGGTTATGGAGAGGATATGTCGTTCACAACGCCCGCCCCGCCACCAGCCACAACGGTTTGGGTGGACGATGACTATGCTCAAAACAATGCGGGTGGCCACGATTGGGGTTATGATGCCTTTAATCGTATTCAGGATGGTATTGAGGCCGTTGCCTCACCTGGCTCCGTGCACGTGGCAGCCGGATGGTACAATGAGAATCTCTCCATGAAGAGCGGTGTGGAAATCTTGGGGACAGGCCCAGAAGTTTCCATTATCGATGGCAGCGGGAATGGTTCTGTGATGACTGCCGACAACGTGACACGCGCAAAGATAGACGGCTTTACACTGACCAACGGTATCTCCACCAGTGGTGGTGGAATTTACATTACCAACTCCGGACTAGTTATCAGCAATTGCATTATATCAGATAACTCGGCCGATGACGGCGGCGGAATATTTATGTCTAACTCTTCTGCTGACATTACGGACTGCATTATTTGTGATAATACCGCTTTTCAGAGCGGCGGAATTGAATGTACGGATGGCTCATCGCCAACTATCTCCGGGTGCACCATTAAAGGCAATCACGCCGGCAATCTGGCCGGTGGAATGCGTTGCTACAGAAGTGCTTTGCCTATCCTTAAAAATTGTATCATCACTGCTAACCAGGCTCCCGTGGGCAGCGGAATTGTTTGCCAGGATTATGCCGAACCGACCTTTATTAACTGCACTATCACCGGTAATCAGTCTGATAATTATGGCGGCGGAATTATTTGTCAGGGCTACCCTTCATGGCCCATTATTACTAATTGTATCCTCTGGGATAACACCCTCCCTGAAGTATCCTCCGGCATTGAAAACATCAGCTACTCCAACATTGACCAAGATGGTTTTGAGGATATTAACGGCAATATTCGAAAAGAGCCACTCTTCGTTGGTGGCGAGGATTATCATTTGTCGGCAGACTCACCTTGCATTGATGCCGGAACGTTAAAAGGAGCGCCTATAGATGATATTGATGGTGAAGAGCGGCCTTTCGGAGTGGGCATAGACATCGGAGCTGATGAATATGTGTTCTCCTCATTGGTCCTCTTTTTTGACTTTGAAAATGGGAGTACAGTAAGCGACTCATCTGGCAATGGGAATGACGGCACAGTGAATGGGGCTGTTTTTTCACCTGGAGAAGGGGTTGATGATAGTAACGCCTTCTTGTTTGACTGGTCCGCTCAGAACAACATTGAGGTTGCCTATCAAGAGGACCAAACCACAACAGAGGAATTAACCATAGAGGCATGGATCTATCCCACGGACTGGGACAATGTATATTCCGGATATAATCGCATTGTCTCGAAGCCGCCTGTGTATCTTCTCGGGGCAAGAACCAACGGGCTCCCGCATTTTCAGATTCTTACCGAGAATAATGGATATCAGGACGTTACGAATTTTAATGCAATGAGTCTGAACCAATGGCATTATGTGGTTGGGACATTTGATGGGCGAAACCTCAACATCTATCTCGACGGAAAGTTGGGGGGGACAACAGAACTTATAGAAAATGACCGCATTGTTGCAAATGAAAACCCTATTTTTATAGCTGAATCTCCAGAACTTAATGAAGGGTTTAGTGGCGTAATCGATAATGTAGCTATCTATAAGAGTGTCAAACCGCTAAGTAAAATTGAAAAAACTTGGGCTTCAATCATGCTGCGGTGCCAAGGAGATTTTGACAACGACTGTGATGTGGATGGGAGTGACCTGACTGTTTTTGCTGTTGGGGGGAGCAGCATCACAGCGAAACAATTTGCCGTAGATTTCGGCAGGATGAATTGCCCCTAAATCGACCCAACGAAAACATAGCTTCAGCCTATCCGCATCAATAGTCCCCGGTCCCGGGCAGGCGAATTTTAATGCATGGTGGTTCCCTGTTCAGCGTATATAAGAATCGGACAAAGCATGATATGCAACAAAGCTGACAGGTTAAGGCGGAATTTCAGGATTATAAACGTCGAAGATATTTTGATGATTTTTTAAGAGCCCCCTTTTCAGGTTTCTGAAAAGGGGGGCGTTTGGGGTTAGGATTAGCCAATCGGAAGAATTGCTCTGCTGTATTGTTCGTTAAGAACCTCCGCCATGGCAAGATAAATAGCGCTCATTCCGCAGATGATGCCTTCAAAACCGGCAATTGTTCCGATAAGATGTGAACCTGTCCAGTCTTTGATTGCAAGAAGAAAAAACAATACTGTCAGCGATGCAAAAACAAACTGAAGGCCTTTGTTAGATTTTAATGTCCCGAAAAACATGAACATTGTAAAAATGCCCCACATAAACAGATAGCAGGCCATGAATTTTGCGGGTGTTGCATCTGCCCAACCAAGCTTAGGCAAAAGAATAAGTGCCACCAGGGTCAACCAGAAGTGACCATAAGATATGAAGGCCGTAACACCAAAAGTATTACCTTTTCTAAACTCAAGAATACCAGCGATAATCTGGGCTGCCCCCCCGTAAAAAAGCCCCATTGCCAGAATCATTGAACTGATTTCAAAAAAACCGGCATTATGAATATTCAAAAGCACGGTTGTCATTCCAAAGCCCATCAATCCAAGAGGTCCAGGATTTGCTAACGTTTCATTTCTCATTTTCATACTCCTATTTGTAAATTATTAAAAATTGTAAAATACTTTTAACAGAATTAGCAAGCATTGTGCCATAGTCCTATTGCAGGCTTCGAGTCGGTTTATTGCCGTGAATAATCAGCCCATATGTCCATCATCATTCGTCACAATCCTTTGGATCGTTCTTAAAGACCTGAAAGGCCTTGTCATCATCGTTTTGAGGTACGCTTAATAATTATTGAAAGCTCAACATGCAGGCTTAATTACAAATAAATTTATTCTTAGTTCTTCTGAAAAAAAAGGGTGAGGTGAGAATTAAAACAAGGCAAAAAGATGCTATTGGGCGCATATGACCCAAATTAGGACCAATCTGTCTTATTTCAAGGCAGATTTATCCCATGGGTCATCATTTTACGATAAAGTGTCTTGGGGGAAATGCCCATTTTCTTAGCGGCTTTTCCTCTGTGCCACCGGGAGAGCTCGAGTGCAGAAAGAATAAACTGTTTCTCAAACCGGGCCACGGCATCAGGCAGGGGAAGGTCTGCGCCCAAATCCGAAACGGCCATGAGTCCCGGGGGTCGGGGGGGTGGACTCGCTGGGAGGGCGAGATTCGGTGGAGCAGTAAAATCAAGACCGTGAAAGCCAATGTACCTGCGCAGAACATTCTGGAGTTCCCTGACATTTCCGGGCCAGTGGTAATTGTATAGCGCTTGTATGTCTTGTTCGGGTAAGGCATAAAAGTGAAGGGATGATTTCATCCGGCTGAAAAAATAATCTGCAAGGAGAGCAAGGTCTTCCTTCCGTTCACGAAGGGGCGCGATATCTATCGGTATGACATACAAGCGGTAAAAAAAATCGCTGTGAAGCCTGCCCTTTTGAACCTCTTCCCATAGATTCCGGGTACTGGCGGCAACAATTCTGAACTCGGAATAAAGGACCTCATTGCTCCCAACCGGTGAATACCCTCCCCCGTCCATTACCTGTAGGAGCTTAACCTGCATGCTCAGGGAAAGTTCACCAACTTCATGAAGAAACAGGGTGCCGCCCTGTACATAGGAAAGAACGCCCTTCTTGTCATTATGGGGACCAGTAGCGGCTCCTTTTACATGACCAAAAAATTCGGTTTCCAGAAGAGATTCAGAGATGGCATCACAATTAACAGAAAGAAACGGAGCGTTTTTTCTTTGGCTGGTATCGTGTATCGCCCTTGCAACCAGCTCCTTACCGACCCCCGATTCGCCTTGGATAACAACACTGTCAGCACTGCCTGCCGCCCGTACAATTATGCCATAAACCTCCTGCATTTTTCGGCTTTTGCCGATGATATTGCAGAACTTGAAGCGTTCACCCATTGAAGACCGAAACAGTGAATAGTGTTGCTGGAGCTGTTCGGATTCACGTTTCATTGTCTCTTCCTGGATTTTGCGAAGGGAAATATCCTGAAGCGTTGTGACTGCGCCTGTGATCTTGCCTTCTTGGTCAAAAACAGGAGCCGCCAGAAAATTTATATATCTTGGTTTTCCATTAATATTTTCAAAATAGTCTGTTGCCTCCCAGGCATTCTGCACAAGGCTGGACTGCGCCGGATTTTTCGTGCTGTATATTTCAAGAAATTTTTTATAGTCCTGCTCGACAACAAGATCGGCCAAAACCGGCCGTTTGCTGGAATAAAAAATCTTCCACTGGTGGTCGGTGCCGACAATCTCTTCAGCGGAAACGCCTGTGAGAGATTCAAAAGCTTTATTCCAGATTTTTACCCTGTGGTCGGTCCCTATGGCAAACTGGGATATCGGCGTATACTCAAGCATAATTAAATCCAGCCCCAGGTTTTTAGCTTTTTTAAAAATTCAGGCATAAGTTCAGGCGGCAGGGTATCCGGTAGGCAAATGGTCATGGTCAATGCTGACAAATTGCTCATATTATTCTTCCTTTATGCCCTCCAAACATGGGTTTGCGGTTCAGGCACAAGCTTTCATGCCTGCCGACATTGTTAAACGCCTTGTATAATCATCCAATCATGGTCTTGCCCGGCATTATTTTTGGGTAAATGACCTCTTACCGCTTAAAAACACCAAAGCAAAAATCGAGCCAATAAAAGTCGATATTAAAATGCTATAGTTTGTTTTTCACCCGGTCTGGTGCGTTCATTTCTGTCAGGGGAAATGCGTTACGTGACGGCTGATTTTAGATAAGCTGGGAGCACCACCAATCCTTTTGCCGGGCTTGGCGATATGTTAAAAGGTAAGTTGTGACCTTGCAGTCGGCCTGAGA
This window of the uncultured Desulfobacter sp. genome carries:
- the satP gene encoding acetate uptake transporter gives rise to the protein MRNETLANPGPLGLMGFGMTTVLLNIHNAGFFEISSMILAMGLFYGGAAQIIAGILEFRKGNTFGVTAFISYGHFWLTLVALILLPKLGWADATPAKFMACYLFMWGIFTMFMFFGTLKSNKGLQFVFASLTVLFFLLAIKDWTGSHLIGTIAGFEGIICGMSAIYLAMAEVLNEQYSRAILPIG
- a CDS encoding sigma 54-interacting transcriptional regulator, with amino-acid sequence MLEYTPISQFAIGTDHRVKIWNKAFESLTGVSAEEIVGTDHQWKIFYSSKRPVLADLVVEQDYKKFLEIYSTKNPAQSSLVQNAWEATDYFENINGKPRYINFLAAPVFDQEGKITGAVTTLQDISLRKIQEETMKRESEQLQQHYSLFRSSMGERFKFCNIIGKSRKMQEVYGIIVRAAGSADSVVIQGESGVGKELVARAIHDTSQRKNAPFLSVNCDAISESLLETEFFGHVKGAATGPHNDKKGVLSYVQGGTLFLHEVGELSLSMQVKLLQVMDGGGYSPVGSNEVLYSEFRIVAASTRNLWEEVQKGRLHSDFFYRLYVIPIDIAPLRERKEDLALLADYFFSRMKSSLHFYALPEQDIQALYNYHWPGNVRELQNVLRRYIGFHGLDFTAPPNLALPASPPPRPPGLMAVSDLGADLPLPDAVARFEKQFILSALELSRWHRGKAAKKMGISPKTLYRKMMTHGINLP